The following proteins come from a genomic window of bacterium:
- a CDS encoding phytanoyl-CoA dioxygenase family protein, whose protein sequence is MLSREQIDSYNEHGYVVVRDVLSSFEVSELRRVTDELVESARFMTGSDERFDLEPGHTADDVRVRRIKRPSLHHDLYMSMLHHHAILDMVAQLIGPSIRFTGEKLNMKSAEFGSVVEWHQDWGFMPHTNDDLLAVGIAIDDTTTENGALLVIPGSHRHPVYNHHEDGYFVGAVGREHFDPADAIPVEVPAGGISIHHIRMLHGSPPNTSDRPRRVLFLELAAADAWPLFGLGNWDTWSTWDEYNACLLRGEPVVEPRIADVPVRLPHPSRPWPGSIYALQENLSSSAFSE, encoded by the coding sequence ATGTTGTCCCGGGAGCAGATCGACTCCTACAACGAGCACGGCTACGTCGTGGTGAGGGATGTCCTGTCATCCTTCGAGGTCAGCGAGCTGCGACGGGTCACCGATGAGCTGGTAGAGAGCGCCCGGTTCATGACCGGGAGCGATGAGAGGTTTGATCTGGAGCCCGGTCACACGGCCGATGACGTCCGGGTGCGCCGCATCAAACGTCCTTCGCTGCACCACGACCTGTACATGTCGATGCTGCATCACCACGCCATCCTCGACATGGTCGCGCAGCTCATCGGCCCGTCCATCCGGTTCACGGGCGAGAAGCTGAACATGAAGTCCGCGGAGTTCGGCAGCGTGGTGGAGTGGCATCAGGACTGGGGCTTCATGCCGCACACCAACGACGACCTTCTGGCCGTGGGCATCGCCATCGACGACACGACCACGGAGAACGGCGCCCTGCTCGTGATCCCCGGCTCCCACCGCCACCCGGTCTACAACCACCACGAGGACGGATACTTCGTCGGCGCGGTCGGCCGCGAGCACTTCGACCCGGCGGACGCGATTCCCGTAGAGGTCCCGGCCGGCGGGATATCCATCCATCACATCCGCATGTTGCACGGGTCCCCGCCCAACACGTCCGATCGCCCGCGGCGCGTGTTGTTCCTCGAACTGGCGGCCGCGGACGCCTGGCCGTTGTTCGGCCTCGGCAATTGGGACACCTGGAGTACATGGGACGAGTACAACGCGTGCCTGCTGAGGGGAGAACCTGTCGTGGAGCCGCGGATAGCGGACGTCCCGGTGAGGCTGCCCCATCCGTCCCGGCCCTGGCCGGGTTCGATATACGCCCTCCAGGAGAACCTGTCGTCCTCCGCATTCTCCGAGTAG
- a CDS encoding ABC transporter substrate-binding protein, which produces MIIQRKRVKWISVVALLALLAVACGDDEPAETQATQATAAPTTTAAPTTTEAEMTETTAAATTTTAAPTTTAAPAPAEPTDIRLRLSWIADPGFMGLYEAVEQGFFDDENIHVTIEHGGPNVPNSTQVVAGGAADIGVTDPFSLALAMSEGADFVVFGVRMQSDPTGIGSLCDNPINSPADIAGKKIAGGTTDGFLIDALLTANGLEPGTYELIPAGWDMSPVVDGTVDGMLIWVNSHPLPLNAQGICNVSWTFSEMGLPAYQDLFFTTTEFMDNNREAIVGFLRANIRGWEYAFNDPAHAIDLVMNTWGGVDLGLVLEDQFPIHEAQIPLMTSPLTDEKGLFWFDLDQIQNIQNGYVLTATGLESVPDAADVYDISILESAYEGCGSSLLDC; this is translated from the coding sequence ATGATCATCCAGAGGAAGCGGGTCAAATGGATATCGGTAGTGGCGCTCCTCGCGCTCTTGGCGGTCGCCTGCGGAGACGACGAGCCTGCCGAGACGCAGGCAACGCAGGCCACGGCCGCGCCGACCACTACGGCCGCGCCGACCACGACCGAGGCCGAGATGACCGAGACCACTGCGGCAGCTACGACCACCACGGCCGCCCCGACGACCACCGCGGCACCCGCTCCTGCCGAGCCGACCGACATAAGACTGCGGCTGAGCTGGATCGCCGATCCCGGCTTCATGGGGCTCTACGAGGCCGTGGAGCAAGGATTCTTCGACGACGAGAACATCCACGTTACGATCGAGCACGGTGGCCCGAACGTGCCCAACTCGACCCAGGTGGTTGCGGGTGGAGCTGCCGATATCGGCGTCACCGATCCGTTCTCGCTCGCTCTGGCCATGTCCGAGGGAGCGGACTTCGTCGTGTTCGGCGTCAGGATGCAGTCCGACCCGACCGGCATCGGCTCGCTCTGCGACAACCCGATCAACTCGCCGGCCGACATCGCCGGAAAGAAGATCGCAGGCGGCACCACCGACGGATTCCTGATCGATGCGTTGCTGACCGCCAACGGGCTGGAGCCCGGCACCTACGAGCTGATTCCGGCCGGCTGGGACATGTCGCCGGTGGTCGACGGAACGGTCGACGGCATGCTGATCTGGGTCAACAGCCATCCCCTCCCGCTGAACGCGCAGGGGATCTGCAACGTCAGCTGGACGTTCAGCGAGATGGGTCTGCCCGCCTACCAGGACCTGTTCTTCACGACGACAGAGTTCATGGACAACAATCGCGAAGCGATCGTGGGCTTCCTCCGGGCCAACATCAGGGGCTGGGAGTACGCCTTCAACGATCCTGCCCACGCCATAGACCTGGTTATGAACACGTGGGGCGGGGTCGATCTCGGCCTGGTTCTCGAGGACCAGTTCCCGATCCATGAAGCACAGATACCCCTGATGACCAGCCCCCTCACCGATGAGAAGGGCCTGTTCTGGTTCGATCTCGACCAGATCCAGAACATCCAGAACGGTTACGTGCTGACGGCTACCGGGCTCGAATCCGTACCGGACGCCGCCGACGTCTACGACATCTCGATTCTCGAGTCCGCCTACGAGGGCTGCGGATCCTCGCTGCTGGACTGTTAG
- a CDS encoding CoA-binding protein: MQGSPGLDAMLKPESIAVVGASRDKPGASWVDMFGQLVDFGYRGRLYPINPKADVIRGHKAYAGLTDLPEPVDLVIIGLSARIVPWILRDCVATGNRNVHIFSAGFGETGEEQGKALHDEITQIAVDGGLRVIGPNSMGVFSPRLRLVTWAGAPEAVGSVGILTQSGGFADGIIGYGSQIGLSFSTVVNYGTGLTVDASDLVEYLSDDPETDAIGVYLEGVADGRRLLEAVARTTPDKPVVMVKPGASRAARRTAASHTGSLAGDDRIWQGFFAQSGAIRVDTVQDMAHTIDALKRLPRPAGHGVAIVGTGGGSSVVAADACSRAGLEVPPLSAEARAELRVTIPAAGNIITNPVDAHDVMTDPAQMPPVLEVLSSQDYLDMVVVYFHVDWMYDVAPDRIAALATFLAKSGSAHMNGKPLVATWRSYRSGPEYRTVIREMRQILLDGGIPAFPDIDSTARTLARLADYSGFVTAAKAT; the protein is encoded by the coding sequence ATGCAAGGCTCGCCCGGGCTCGACGCGATGCTCAAACCCGAGTCGATAGCGGTCGTCGGCGCCTCCCGTGACAAACCGGGTGCGAGCTGGGTGGACATGTTCGGCCAACTGGTCGACTTCGGCTATCGCGGCCGCCTCTACCCGATCAACCCGAAGGCCGACGTCATCCGAGGCCACAAGGCCTATGCCGGCCTCACCGACCTTCCGGAGCCGGTGGATCTCGTGATAATCGGCCTCTCAGCCCGCATCGTCCCCTGGATTCTCCGCGACTGCGTTGCCACCGGGAACCGCAACGTTCACATCTTCTCGGCCGGTTTCGGCGAGACGGGTGAGGAGCAGGGGAAAGCTCTCCATGACGAGATCACGCAGATCGCGGTCGACGGTGGTCTACGGGTGATCGGTCCCAACAGCATGGGTGTCTTCTCGCCGAGACTCCGGTTGGTCACCTGGGCCGGGGCGCCGGAGGCGGTCGGATCGGTCGGGATTCTCACCCAGAGCGGCGGCTTCGCCGACGGGATCATCGGGTACGGCTCCCAGATCGGGCTCTCGTTCAGCACCGTCGTCAACTACGGAACGGGCCTGACGGTCGATGCATCGGATCTGGTGGAGTACCTCTCGGACGATCCGGAGACGGACGCCATCGGGGTGTATCTGGAAGGAGTCGCCGACGGCCGCCGGCTCCTCGAGGCCGTCGCCCGGACGACCCCGGACAAACCGGTCGTCATGGTGAAGCCGGGCGCCAGCCGGGCCGCCCGCCGGACCGCTGCCTCCCACACGGGCTCCCTGGCGGGCGACGACCGCATCTGGCAGGGGTTCTTCGCGCAGAGCGGAGCGATCCGGGTCGATACGGTCCAGGACATGGCGCACACGATCGACGCCCTGAAACGGCTCCCGCGGCCGGCCGGGCACGGAGTCGCCATCGTGGGCACGGGAGGGGGGAGCAGCGTGGTGGCGGCCGACGCATGCAGCCGAGCCGGCCTTGAGGTTCCGCCGCTGTCCGCCGAGGCCCGGGCCGAGCTTCGTGTGACCATTCCTGCGGCCGGCAACATCATCACGAATCCGGTAGACGCGCACGATGTCATGACCGACCCGGCGCAGATGCCTCCCGTGCTGGAGGTGCTCAGCTCGCAGGACTATCTCGACATGGTGGTCGTGTACTTCCACGTCGACTGGATGTACGACGTGGCGCCCGACCGCATAGCCGCGCTGGCCACCTTCCTCGCCAAGTCGGGCTCCGCGCACATGAACGGCAAGCCGCTGGTAGCAACATGGCGCTCCTACCGTTCGGGACCCGAGTACCGCACGGTCATCCGGGAGATGCGGCAAATACTTCTCGACGGAGGCATCCCGGCGTTCCCGGACATCGACTCCACGGCCCGAACCCTGGCCCGGCTGGCCGACTACTCAGGTTTCGTGACCGCGGCGAAGGCAACATGA
- a CDS encoding ABC transporter permease subunit, with amino-acid sequence MSADATRDSSQASMVVLGAVGVLLMMGAWELVGRLELLGRNWQPLSAVVRAFLENLPVFARATRATIIDAGKGFVAGILLGLALAVLGLLAPALNRGIGRMATLINSIPWIALGPVLVMIVSQETVPFTFALLAVFFASFIAITSGFYLARQSHHDLLSSLGSSRWTRFRRLQLPVAVPSLIYAAKLGAPAAMFGVVFGEWFGSSRPGLGALIVTSMRSLRADRLWAAAALTSLIAIAVFAVFAALERAALNRFR; translated from the coding sequence ATGTCCGCGGACGCGACCAGGGACTCCTCGCAAGCCTCCATGGTCGTGCTCGGCGCCGTCGGTGTCCTGCTCATGATGGGCGCCTGGGAACTGGTGGGCAGGCTCGAACTCCTGGGACGCAACTGGCAACCCCTCTCGGCCGTGGTCCGGGCGTTCCTGGAGAACCTTCCTGTCTTCGCCAGAGCCACCAGGGCCACCATCATCGACGCCGGTAAGGGATTCGTCGCCGGGATCCTGCTGGGGCTGGCACTCGCGGTGCTGGGACTTCTCGCACCGGCATTGAACCGGGGCATCGGCAGGATGGCGACCCTGATCAACTCGATACCGTGGATCGCGCTCGGGCCTGTCCTGGTGATGATCGTGTCGCAGGAGACCGTGCCGTTCACGTTCGCGCTACTGGCTGTCTTCTTCGCCAGCTTCATCGCCATCACCTCGGGTTTCTACCTCGCCCGCCAGTCTCACCATGACCTCCTCTCCAGCCTGGGATCGTCTCGCTGGACCAGATTCCGGCGCTTGCAGCTGCCGGTCGCGGTGCCATCGTTGATCTACGCCGCCAAGCTCGGCGCCCCGGCGGCCATGTTCGGCGTGGTCTTCGGGGAGTGGTTCGGCTCATCACGCCCCGGACTGGGCGCCCTGATCGTCACCTCGATGCGGAGTCTCCGCGCTGACCGCCTTTGGGCGGCGGCCGCTCTCACATCCCTGATCGCCATCGCGGTATTCGCCGTGTTCGCCGCCCTCGAGCGGGCCGCGCTCAACAGGTTCCGCTGA
- a CDS encoding acetate--CoA ligase family protein, with product MMETGADLSGRAGDTRSLSEFESRKILVSYGIPVVATTLVTTQQEAVDAATGTGYPVVLKGCGAGLTHKSEAGVVKLNLNTGAEVASAFTAIETAAAGALDGILVQPQIKGTRELVAGMIRDPQFGPCVMFGLGGIFTEVLDDACFRIAPLEERDALAMMDSTRGSAILGPVRGTAPADRSALSRVLISLGRIGLEHDQVEAIDVNPLLLQENGAPVAVDAAIWLTL from the coding sequence ATGATGGAGACCGGGGCCGATCTGTCGGGTCGAGCGGGCGACACGCGGTCATTGTCGGAGTTCGAGAGCCGCAAGATCCTCGTCAGCTATGGCATTCCCGTGGTGGCGACGACCCTCGTCACCACGCAGCAAGAGGCTGTGGACGCGGCCACCGGCACCGGATACCCCGTGGTGTTGAAGGGATGCGGCGCCGGTCTGACCCACAAGTCGGAGGCCGGAGTCGTCAAGCTGAACCTCAACACAGGCGCCGAAGTCGCATCGGCGTTCACAGCCATCGAGACCGCCGCAGCCGGAGCGCTGGACGGCATCCTGGTGCAGCCCCAGATCAAAGGAACCCGTGAGTTGGTGGCCGGCATGATCCGGGACCCCCAGTTCGGCCCCTGTGTGATGTTCGGCCTGGGCGGCATCTTCACCGAGGTCCTGGACGACGCCTGCTTCCGGATAGCCCCGTTAGAGGAACGCGACGCACTGGCGATGATGGACAGCACCCGAGGCTCGGCAATCCTCGGCCCCGTCCGCGGCACCGCTCCCGCAGACCGCTCCGCCCTGTCAAGAGTCCTGATATCCCTAGGCCGCATCGGCCTGGAGCACGACCAGGTCGAAGCGATCGACGTCAACCCCCTCCTACTCCAGGAGAACGGCGCCCCCGTGGCAGTAGATGCCGCCATCTGGCTAACTCTGTAG
- a CDS encoding ABC transporter permease subunit, giving the protein MPPTHGRPATVKDPSSRRGLEGDSGDSRLRTVRSLARRFLVAIWPYVLVIGAWQAWVTLGGVHRLVIPEPGAVAFDIWSAPGEYWSYGWRTVLEAAAGLAIGTAIGVAAAIAVWFSRVLRGLLTTSMILLYSAPIVATIPIMAKVLGYSATTVLAIAAIVSMFPTFVLVNSGLLDLPAGSVDVFRSLGAPRTVELMRLALPAAMPNFLVAFRLNAAVAFIAAVIGEYLTGVRGLGWLFALSFSRFDVDRAWGAAMVIIALSILSYALASRVEERGIERWT; this is encoded by the coding sequence ATGCCACCTACCCATGGGAGGCCGGCCACCGTCAAGGATCCATCGAGCCGAAGGGGCCTCGAGGGTGATTCAGGTGACTCCCGGCTGCGGACCGTTCGGTCCCTGGCGCGCCGCTTCCTGGTCGCCATCTGGCCCTACGTCCTCGTCATCGGCGCATGGCAGGCGTGGGTGACCCTCGGGGGTGTACACCGGCTCGTGATCCCGGAACCGGGCGCGGTGGCTTTCGATATCTGGTCGGCCCCGGGCGAGTACTGGTCCTACGGTTGGCGGACCGTCCTGGAAGCCGCCGCCGGTCTGGCGATCGGGACCGCCATCGGCGTGGCCGCCGCGATCGCAGTTTGGTTTTCGCGGGTGTTACGCGGTCTGCTGACGACCTCCATGATCCTGCTCTACTCCGCTCCCATCGTGGCCACGATTCCGATCATGGCGAAGGTGCTGGGCTACTCCGCCACCACGGTTCTGGCCATTGCGGCCATCGTGTCGATGTTCCCCACCTTCGTCCTCGTCAACTCCGGTCTTCTGGATTTGCCGGCGGGTTCGGTGGATGTCTTCCGGAGCCTCGGGGCGCCGCGAACGGTGGAACTGATGAGACTCGCATTGCCTGCCGCGATGCCGAACTTCCTGGTCGCATTCCGGCTCAACGCGGCAGTCGCGTTCATTGCGGCGGTCATCGGCGAGTACCTGACCGGCGTCCGGGGCCTGGGCTGGCTCTTCGCGCTCTCGTTCAGCCGGTTCGATGTCGACCGGGCCTGGGGTGCGGCGATGGTCATAATCGCTCTGTCCATTCTCTCCTACGCACTCGCCAGCCGGGTCGAGGAACGGGGCATCGAACGCTGGACGTGA
- a CDS encoding helix-turn-helix transcriptional regulator, with protein sequence MARPTIEELRDRRLNTMSADERVEFDEALTAARLALEVGEKVRDAREAAGLTQRDLAARMSTSQAAVARLESGGTRATLTTLHRAAAALNMTITVNLAQPH encoded by the coding sequence ATGGCGCGTCCAACGATTGAGGAACTGCGAGACAGACGGCTCAACACGATGAGCGCCGACGAACGCGTCGAGTTCGACGAGGCCCTCACCGCGGCTCGTCTAGCTCTGGAGGTGGGTGAGAAGGTCCGCGACGCGCGAGAAGCCGCGGGGCTGACACAGCGCGACCTTGCCGCTCGTATGTCGACGAGCCAAGCCGCGGTTGCCCGCCTCGAATCCGGCGGCACGAGGGCCACGCTCACGACCCTCCACCGAGCCGCAGCAGCCCTCAATATGACGATCACGGTCAACCTGGCTCAGCCACACTGA
- a CDS encoding GNAT family N-acetyltransferase, whose amino-acid sequence MRGDLISLRLVRSSDIDGLIELLNDLDMRGALGHVLKSETDIRSRFERDGYWSDDSGVLLMIDAAADIVGWVGFIPITYYFYGYEINYQVFGEQYSGKGYATEALGLLTEYLFSTKLMDRLQLSIHPDNLASRRVAEKCGYTQEGVMRSLAFLDGRFHDIEMWSITRQMHEAL is encoded by the coding sequence TTGCGAGGAGATCTGATCAGCCTTCGCCTCGTGCGCAGTTCCGACATCGACGGCTTGATCGAGCTACTGAACGACCTCGACATGCGCGGTGCTCTCGGCCACGTTCTCAAGTCCGAAACGGACATCCGCAGCCGGTTCGAGCGGGACGGCTACTGGTCCGACGACTCCGGAGTGCTGCTCATGATCGATGCGGCCGCCGACATTGTCGGGTGGGTCGGCTTCATTCCCATCACCTACTACTTCTACGGCTACGAGATCAACTACCAGGTGTTCGGCGAGCAGTATTCCGGGAAAGGCTATGCAACCGAGGCCCTAGGGCTGCTCACGGAGTACTTGTTCTCGACCAAGCTGATGGACCGACTCCAGCTCAGTATCCATCCGGACAATCTCGCATCGCGGCGGGTGGCAGAGAAGTGCGGCTACACCCAGGAGGGTGTGATGCGCTCACTGGCGTTCCTCGATGGCCGGTTTCACGACATAGAAATGTGGTCGATCACCCGCCAGATGCACGAGGCGTTGTAA
- a CDS encoding type II toxin-antitoxin system RelE/ParE family toxin: MESLSVKDFAKVVAAVERLAEDGNRLRFPASRALGDGLFELRISLDRVARRITFCFAENRRIVLLTTFRKQRQNERAEVRRARRAMRRCLAEGHAAEEE, encoded by the coding sequence ATCGAGTCGCTCTCTGTGAAAGACTTCGCGAAGGTGGTGGCGGCCGTGGAACGACTCGCCGAGGATGGCAACCGTCTGCGGTTCCCGGCCTCGCGTGCGCTAGGCGACGGGCTCTTCGAGCTTCGGATCAGCCTCGACCGAGTCGCGCGGCGGATCACGTTCTGCTTCGCGGAGAACCGGCGGATCGTTCTATTGACTACGTTCCGCAAGCAGCGGCAGAATGAGCGGGCCGAAGTCCGGCGGGCTCGCCGGGCGATGCGACGGTGTCTTGCTGAAGGACATGCAGCCGAGGAGGAGTGA
- a CDS encoding ABC transporter permease subunit → MTTTSTDVLNVRATARRNRRRRRVSYVFYSVLGMLLFLLYWQLLAAPFSPLSSLIPTPIEASTHFRDNLMFSEPMKENFVHACPDLSADLEFKRGRLDSLPDRCFGYLPHLLHTTRNILIAVALGTVIGLAVGLSSLLMPWIADVVTPVTGFFGTTPIFIVAPFFVIWFGIDYPLLTTIGVVAFYTTLLMYFFTRRAAENIPVGIIESALTLGGDRRTIFRWVYLRGTIPEIAGGFRITLGGAWGLGTLVEVLGPQMGGGFLIRMWSYVMGHAGGPTAVVALILFFGVLAAAVDGILVLAIRSLTRWSEGGRQLAL, encoded by the coding sequence GTGACCACGACCAGCACCGATGTTCTCAATGTAAGAGCGACAGCGCGCCGGAATAGGCGGCGCCGCCGGGTCTCCTACGTTTTCTATTCGGTCCTGGGGATGTTGCTGTTCCTGCTGTACTGGCAGCTGCTGGCCGCGCCCTTCTCGCCCCTCTCCTCCCTCATCCCGACGCCGATCGAGGCCTCCACCCACTTCCGGGACAACCTGATGTTCAGCGAGCCGATGAAGGAGAACTTTGTTCACGCCTGTCCGGACCTATCGGCAGATCTGGAGTTCAAGAGGGGTCGGCTGGACAGCCTTCCCGATCGCTGTTTCGGGTACCTTCCCCATCTGCTGCACACCACCCGCAACATCCTGATCGCAGTCGCGCTGGGGACCGTCATCGGCTTGGCGGTCGGGCTGAGTAGTCTGCTCATGCCGTGGATAGCCGATGTGGTCACGCCGGTGACCGGTTTCTTCGGGACGACCCCCATCTTCATCGTGGCGCCTTTCTTCGTGATCTGGTTCGGGATCGATTACCCCCTGTTGACCACCATCGGGGTGGTCGCCTTCTACACCACCCTTCTGATGTATTTCTTCACCCGGCGGGCGGCCGAGAACATACCGGTGGGGATCATCGAATCAGCCCTCACGCTGGGAGGGGACCGCCGCACGATCTTCCGTTGGGTCTATCTGCGGGGAACGATTCCGGAGATCGCGGGGGGCTTCCGGATCACGCTGGGAGGCGCTTGGGGTCTGGGGACGCTGGTGGAGGTGCTCGGACCACAGATGGGAGGAGGGTTCCTGATCCGCATGTGGAGCTACGTGATGGGCCACGCTGGTGGGCCGACCGCGGTGGTCGCTCTGATCCTCTTCTTCGGCGTGCTGGCTGCGGCGGTCGACGGGATCCTGGTACTGGCAATACGCTCCCTCACCAGATGGTCTGAGGGCGGCCGCCAACTGGCCTTGTAG
- a CDS encoding ABC transporter permease subunit translates to MNQQPVLLRALFWIGWLIWAVLTPWLLVQLPDSLPFVTWTHGEGVITVTWSYLVSGSVLFLAWPVAFRTTRVKDILIRAGRGIAAWPDMLWAGMRRSPLFFLSWVLLMLAWQVASYIVPHGTLEHPLVPGWEYVFGDTLFGMSKYWTVRGIDLGSVSFNVEGLAPLPILRGEATWLGAFLAIAYHSGVTLLRLLCGLVLGMTLGLLTGLLLPYWPAVRKTAWAPMNFLRMIPLLVAAPWLQLVLGRRFLGITIYIAFGVWIILVVATMNAVSNVPDRYIESARTLGASRLRTYYRVIVPGSIPELRTALLLAMGGSWSLAIVAEFLGFGSGLGHLADAAVQGTNTAQLLVVTFIVALYALTTFFLLNEGFKKLISWVPQRTTGKTDIRKVAGAATGM, encoded by the coding sequence TTGAATCAGCAGCCTGTGCTCCTCCGAGCCCTCTTCTGGATTGGATGGCTGATCTGGGCTGTCCTGACCCCGTGGTTGCTCGTTCAGCTGCCTGACAGCCTTCCCTTCGTCACCTGGACACATGGCGAGGGCGTGATCACCGTCACGTGGTCTTACCTCGTTTCCGGGTCGGTGCTGTTCTTGGCCTGGCCGGTTGCGTTCCGCACGACCCGGGTCAAGGACATTCTGATCAGGGCGGGACGGGGAATAGCGGCGTGGCCGGACATGCTGTGGGCCGGCATGCGCCGCAGTCCCCTCTTCTTCCTCTCTTGGGTGTTGTTGATGCTGGCGTGGCAGGTGGCGTCTTACATCGTGCCTCACGGGACTCTCGAGCATCCCCTGGTTCCCGGATGGGAGTACGTGTTCGGTGACACCCTCTTCGGAATGTCCAAGTACTGGACCGTCCGCGGGATTGACCTCGGCTCCGTCAGCTTTAACGTCGAGGGACTGGCGCCCCTTCCCATCCTCCGTGGCGAGGCGACCTGGTTGGGTGCGTTCCTCGCCATCGCCTATCACTCCGGTGTGACGCTCCTCAGGCTGCTGTGCGGCCTGGTACTCGGCATGACGCTCGGCCTCCTGACCGGTCTGCTCCTTCCCTACTGGCCGGCTGTGCGCAAGACCGCGTGGGCGCCCATGAACTTCCTGCGGATGATCCCCCTCCTGGTGGCGGCTCCGTGGTTGCAGCTTGTCCTGGGCCGCCGCTTCCTGGGCATCACCATCTACATCGCCTTCGGGGTGTGGATAATCCTGGTGGTGGCCACCATGAATGCGGTATCCAACGTGCCCGACCGGTACATCGAGAGCGCCCGTACCCTGGGCGCCTCCCGGCTGCGCACCTACTACAGAGTGATAGTGCCCGGGTCGATTCCGGAACTGCGCACCGCCCTCCTGCTCGCCATGGGAGGGAGCTGGTCACTGGCGATCGTCGCCGAGTTCCTGGGCTTCGGTTCCGGGCTGGGGCACCTGGCTGACGCGGCGGTGCAAGGAACCAACACCGCCCAGCTGTTGGTGGTGACGTTCATCGTGGCCCTCTATGCCCTCACGACTTTCTTCCTCCTCAACGAGGGATTCAAGAAGCTGATCAGCTGGGTGCCCCAACGCACCACCGGCAAGACGGACATCAGAAAGGTAGCCGGAGCGGCAACAGGGATGTGA
- a CDS encoding amidohydrolase family protein produces the protein MVTVDCHLHLTEVPEQVPHWWMQELYRPYGVEYGTTDGEWMVNLLDRSGIDIGMVQGSDIRRTTFHPDHPDEYEVYVPNDYTADQVAKYPDRLKGVACIDPMRGIPWAVEELERCVKELDFRALKLVPSYQLYSPNDRSLDPLYEKAIELDIPVHFFTGWTPIINASLELGDPFLLDGVGRRFRDMKVIVVINWPWVAKGILMVAKHPNFHADLCHFAGGAPEPLHDALAMLRSYVATDRAMYGSDNSDKIRIGRDFAAVPELYRRVNDVAERQGSEAFTDEELAAIMGGTAARLYKLR, from the coding sequence ATGGTCACCGTAGATTGCCATCTACACCTCACCGAGGTACCGGAGCAGGTCCCCCATTGGTGGATGCAGGAGTTGTACAGGCCGTACGGCGTCGAGTACGGCACCACCGACGGGGAGTGGATGGTCAATCTGCTCGATCGGTCGGGAATCGACATCGGGATGGTCCAGGGGAGCGACATCCGCCGCACCACCTTCCATCCCGACCATCCCGACGAATACGAGGTGTACGTTCCGAACGACTACACGGCCGACCAGGTCGCCAAGTACCCGGACCGGCTGAAGGGCGTCGCGTGCATCGATCCGATGCGGGGTATTCCGTGGGCGGTCGAGGAGCTGGAACGGTGCGTGAAGGAGTTGGACTTCCGGGCCCTCAAGCTTGTTCCCAGCTACCAGCTCTACTCCCCGAACGACCGCAGCCTGGACCCGTTGTACGAAAAGGCCATCGAGCTGGACATCCCGGTGCATTTCTTCACGGGATGGACCCCCATCATCAACGCGTCGCTGGAGTTGGGGGATCCGTTCCTGCTGGACGGTGTGGGACGACGCTTCCGCGACATGAAGGTCATCGTCGTTATCAACTGGCCCTGGGTGGCCAAGGGGATACTGATGGTGGCGAAGCATCCCAACTTCCATGCCGATCTCTGTCACTTCGCCGGCGGAGCGCCCGAGCCCCTCCACGATGCGCTGGCCATGCTCAGGTCGTATGTGGCTACCGACCGAGCCATGTACGGCTCGGACAACAGCGACAAGATCCGCATCGGTAGAGACTTCGCCGCGGTGCCGGAGCTCTACCGGAGGGTCAACGATGTCGCCGAGCGGCAGGGCTCGGAAGCGTTCACGGACGAGGAACTGGCCGCGATCATGGGAGGCACCGCCGCTCGCCTCTACAAGCTGAGGTAG